CGGGCACGGCCATCGTTCCGGGGAGCCTGACGGCCATTGCCAGGCAGCAGGGCGCAAGCCTTGCCGAGGCATTTGTGAATGTGGATGCGGTGGTGATTGTGGATGTGAGCGGGAGCATGGCGGCAAAGGACAGCCGGGGCGGGAAGAGCCGCTATGAGGTGATGTTGGAAGAGTTGGCAGCGTTGCAAGCCAACCTGCCGGGCCGGGTGGCGGTGGTGGCGTTCAGCGATGCGCCGGTTTTCGTGCCCGGCGGGCAGCCGCCTTTGCTGGGCGGCACAACCGACATGGCGGCGGCGCTGCGCTTCGTGAAGCCGGCTGATGTGGCAGGGGTGCGGTTCATCATGGTGAGCGACGGCGAGCCCAACGACCCTGGCGAGACGTTGGCAGTGGCGCGCACGTTCCAGCAGCGGATTGACGCCATTTATGTGGGTCCAGAGGAACACCCGCTGGGGAGGGACTTCCTGCAGCGGTTGACCGAAGCAAGCGGCGGCCAGACGCTGACGGCGGCGCTGGTGCAGAATCTGGCCCTGGAAACGGCCAGGCTGATGTTGACCGATGGGCGATGATGTGCAATGGGCGAAACGCTGATGCGACGACTGCTCAACACGGGCATATCAGCCCACGACGCGATGGTGCTGGACGAGCACTTTGCCAGCGAGAAAGGCTTCCTGGAGGGGCTGGAAGACGTTGCCCGCCTGTTGGCCTTCGATGGACCGGCGGGCATCCTTCCCCCCGTCGGGGAGCCGTGGCGAACGCTGTGGGAAGCCATGCAAAACGAGCCGCCAGAAGCCCGCGGCGAGGCGTTTGCCGAGGCGCTGGCCGGTTTCCCCCCAGAGGTGCAGGTGGCCATCAGCGGCGCGGTTTCCACGCGCCAGGCCGAGCTGGTGCGCTTTCAGGACGAGCTCAACAACAAGAAGCGCCGCCAGACGAAGGATTACATTCGGGCGCTGGCGAATCTGGGCTACACCTTTCGCATGAACCTGTGCGACGACAGCATTGAGGTGAGCGGTGAGCGGCTGACCGACCCACTGCGCGCCGAGATTCGGGCGAAACTGCGGGACACGGGCATTCGGGAAGTCAATGTAGCCGAGGATGCCTACATGGCCGAGGCGTGGAAGAA
The sequence above is drawn from the Chloroflexota bacterium genome and encodes:
- a CDS encoding VWA domain-containing protein produces the protein MTGTAIVPGSLTAIARQQGASLAEAFVNVDAVVIVDVSGSMAAKDSRGGKSRYEVMLEELAALQANLPGRVAVVAFSDAPVFVPGGQPPLLGGTTDMAAALRFVKPADVAGVRFIMVSDGEPNDPGETLAVARTFQQRIDAIYVGPEEHPLGRDFLQRLTEASGGQTLTAALVQNLALETARLMLTDGR